One window of Camelina sativa cultivar DH55 chromosome 4, Cs, whole genome shotgun sequence genomic DNA carries:
- the LOC109132428 gene encoding uncharacterized protein LOC109132428, translated as MVPRIVHEWLTYIASKVYGKLSFGKSAEEPNIPIAATALRSRRSRVDFVFVDNEAQEITNEAQEITNESQEIPNVSTTSQELPSSSASPTTLTPHSSERSNSLRSIVIQ; from the exons ATGGTTCCAAGAATAGTGCATGAATGGTTAACATACATAG CTTCAAAAGTTTATGGAAAACTCAGCTTTGGAAAATCAGCAGAGGAACCAAACATTCCTATTGCGGCTACTGCTTTAAGATCAC GTCGATCAAGAGTAGACTTTGTCTTTGTGGACAATGAAGCACAAGAGATAACAAATGAAGCACAAGAGATAACAAATGAATCACAAGAGATACCAAATGTGTCTACGACATCACAAGAACTTCCATCTTCATCCGCTTCTCCTACTACTTTAACACCGCATAGTAGTGAACGTTCGAATTCACTACGATCTATAGTTATTCAGTAA
- the LOC104779655 gene encoding uncharacterized protein LOC104779655, translated as MDRAEEAEQEEEFSDWVVLQTSPKSPSSDATTPPNSPILQPSHRRENSTDDDDDDDEDSVVSVVGEEESESSSAGNLWLPWRVIETAKTRLIKDSVCFFQAVERVRCSYLTRRRVLWSLTVIGGFSLVLSLVYVKVVRWWRRLQEEKLRFLLLLLREKDQKIKELMVEIGRLNELLSSRRRVRVVRIV; from the exons ATGGACAGAGCAGAGGAGgcagagcaagaagaagagtttaGCGATTGGGTGGTTCTACAAACCTCACCCAAATCTCCATCAAGTGACGCAACTACCCCTCCAAACTCACCGATATTACAACCAAGCCATCGACGTGAAAATTCAaccgacgacgacgatgatgatgatgaagattctGTTGTCTCTGtcgtcggagaagaagaaagtgaatcTTCCTCCGCCGGGAATCTTTGGCTTCCGTGGCGTGTGATCGAGACTGCCAAAACGCGATTGATCAAGGACTCAGTTTGCTTCTTCCAGGCCGTGGAGAGGGTACGTTGTAGTTACCTGACAAGAAGAAGGGTACTTTGGTCATTAACAGTCATTGGAGGTTTCTCGTTGGTCTTGAGCCTTGTTTACGTGAAGGTCGTGAGATGGTGGAGACGATTACAAGAAGAGAAGCTGAGGTTTCTGCTTCTTCTGCTCAGAGAGAAAGATCAG aaaataaaagaacttaTGGTTGAAATTGGGAGATTGAACGAGTTGTTATCATCACGACGCAGAGTTCGAGTGGTTCGAATCGTGTGA
- the LOC104783491 gene encoding protein PHLOEM PROTEIN 2-LIKE A5-like translates to MAVSPGKVHQVFLNFRGEQLRYNFLSHVTDALERHGIKFFIDKYEQRGKDLKHLLVRIEESSIALAIFSSRYPESRWCMDELVMMKKLVDQGKLRVIPIFYKVTAEDVKKPTRDSEFGRNFWRLAELVSTTSSSRDQIKHWLEALECICDKMGLSSEESSESDFVYKIVKKVKTLKEAIDLEEEEKSFW, encoded by the exons ATGGCCGTCTCTCCGGGTAAGGTCCATCAAGTGTTCTTAAATTTTCGAGGAGAGCAACTGCGGTACAACTTTCTTAGCCACGTAACCGATGCCTTAGAGAGGCACGGGATCAAGTTCTTCATAGACAAATACGAGCAGAGAGGCAAAGACCTCAAACATCTCTTGGTGAGAATTGAAGAGTCGAGCATTGCACTGGCCATCTTCTCTTCTAG GTATCCAGAGTCAAGGTGGTGCATGGATGagttggtgatgatgaagaaacttGTGGATCAAGGAAAGCTCCGAGTGATTCCAATCTTCTACAAGGTGACAGCAGAAGATGTTAAAAAACCAACACGTGACAGTGAGTTTGGTAGAAACTTCTGGAGGCTCGCGGAATTAGTTTCTACCACTTCTTCTAGTAGAGATCAGATCAAGCATTGGTTGGAAGCCCTGGAGTGCATCTGCGATAAGATGGGTTTATCTTCAGAAGAAAG CTCTGAATCCGATTTTGTCTACAAGATTGTTAAGAAGGTTAAGACACTTAAAGAAGCAATTGAtctagaggaagaagagaaatcattttgg